In Halomarina salina, one DNA window encodes the following:
- a CDS encoding rhodanese-like domain-containing protein: MTGLRKHAWSMAEAAEEEIETVSAEDVETRLGDESVTLVDIRDVRELWIEGTIPGAKHAPRGMLEFWADPETEYYRDWFDPAHRYVLFCNEAGRSALAAKVLQEMGFEDVAHMAGGFTAWQTAGYDVEDVPQKDYKSQ, encoded by the coding sequence ATGACGGGACTCCGCAAGCACGCGTGGTCGATGGCCGAGGCCGCCGAGGAGGAGATCGAGACGGTGTCGGCTGAGGACGTGGAGACGCGACTCGGCGACGAGAGCGTGACGCTCGTCGACATCCGCGACGTCCGCGAACTGTGGATCGAGGGGACGATACCGGGCGCGAAACACGCGCCGCGCGGGATGCTGGAGTTCTGGGCCGACCCGGAGACGGAGTACTACCGCGACTGGTTCGACCCGGCGCACCGCTACGTCCTGTTCTGCAACGAGGCCGGGCGCTCGGCGCTCGCCGCGAAGGTCCTCCAGGAGATGGGGTTCGAGGACGTGGCGCACATGGCGGGCGGGTTCACCGCGTGGCAGACCGCGGGCTACGACGTCGAGGACGTGCCACAGAAGGACTACAAGAGCCAGTAA